A region of the Streptomyces durocortorensis genome:
TAGGGCAGATTCCGTATCGGCCCGGCTGTACGGTGTTGAACCGGGGGCCTCTCCGGGCTCAACACCGCAGTCGGCATTCTGCACAGTTCGGGGGAGAGGAATGGTCGCCGGACCCACAGATCCTGGATCGAGCGACGCGGACCTGCTCGCCCGGCATGTCGCCGGTGACCCCGACGCCTTCGGTGAGCTCGTACGCCGCCACCGCGACCGCCTGTGGGCCGTGGCACTGCGCACCCTGGGCGATCGGGAAGAGGCGGCCGACGCCGTCCAGGACGCTCTGGTCTCCGCCTTCCGGGCCGCCCACACCTTCCGGGGCCAGTCCGCCGTCACGACCTGGCTGCACCGGATCACCGTCAACGCCTGCCTCGATCGGGTCCGCAAGGCGGCCTCCCGCAAGACGTCTCCCGTGGACGACGCCGAGCGTCTCGACCAGCTCCTGGAACCCCATGAGTCGGCCGAGGCCCCCGCCGTGCGCCAGGACCTCCACCGCCAGCTCCAGGACGCCCTGGCCACACTGCCCGCCGAACAACGAGCCGCCCTCGTCCTCGTCGATATGCAGGGCTACCCCGTCGCGGAGGCCGCCAGCATCCTGGACGTGCCGTCCGGCACCGTGAAGAGCCGGTGCGCCCGGGGCCGGGCGAGACTGGCCCCCCTGGTACGCCATCTACGCGGAGAGGCCGGGGAACAGGCCCCCGACGGGGACAACGACGCCACCGGAAGGAACCGGACGCCCGGCCGATCCGTCCCACCGGCGTCGGGACCACGAGACGCAGGAACAAGCGATCCTGCCGCTGCGAAGGGAGGAGGTGGGCGCCCGTGACCCCCACGGCCGACACGGCTCAGCACCCGGAGGTCTCCGAGATCTCCGATCTCACCGAGGGACTGCTCTCCCCCTCCCGCGCCGAAGAAGTCCTCCGCCACATCGCGGGATGCGACCTCTGCGCGGAGGTACGGGACTCGCTCGACGAGATCCGCGGTCTGCTCGGAACCCTGCCGGACCCCGAGCCGATGCCCGAGGACGTCGCCACCCGCATCGACGCGGCACTCGCGGCCGAGGCTCGTCCTTCCGCACCCACCGTGGACGAGCCGGTCAATGTTTCACGTGAAACGGAGACCGGAGAGGCACAGGCCGGAGAAGCCGAAGTAGCAGGAACCGCAATTTCCCGGGGCACATCCGTGGGCAGTGGTAGCGGCACATCCGCCCCGGACCGCCCCGCCGGCCGGCGCTCCGCCCTCACCGGCCCGGGCCGGCGGCCGGCCCGGCGCCGCCGCCGTGCCGCAATCCTCGGCACCGCGTTCGGCGCCGCGTTCGTCGGGATGAGCGTCTTCCTCCTCCAGTCCCTCGATCTGACCGGCGACTCCTCGCCGACGATGGCCGACAGAGGGGTCAGCGCATCGGACAGCGGTGCGCACGCCTACACCGACGGCACGCTCGAAGCCCAGGTCCAGGACCTCATCGGCGACGAGGCGAGCCAGGCCAGCCCCGGGGTGAAGAAGGTTCCGCCGAACGCGGACACCAAGTCGACGGGTGAGGCCTTCACTCCCGAATCCGAGATCTCCAAGAACCCGATGAAGGTCCCCGCCGTCGCCGTACCCCCGTGCGTCCAGCAGGCCACCGGCCGCACCACACCCGCCCTGGCCCTGGATGAGGGGACCTACCGGGGAACGGACGCCTATCTCGTCGTCCTTCCGCACACGAGCGACCCCTCACGCGTGGA
Encoded here:
- the sigM gene encoding RNA polymerase sigma factor SigM: MVAGPTDPGSSDADLLARHVAGDPDAFGELVRRHRDRLWAVALRTLGDREEAADAVQDALVSAFRAAHTFRGQSAVTTWLHRITVNACLDRVRKAASRKTSPVDDAERLDQLLEPHESAEAPAVRQDLHRQLQDALATLPAEQRAALVLVDMQGYPVAEAASILDVPSGTVKSRCARGRARLAPLVRHLRGEAGEQAPDGDNDATGRNRTPGRSVPPASGPRDAGTSDPAAAKGGGGRP
- a CDS encoding anti-sigma factor family protein; this translates as MTPTADTAQHPEVSEISDLTEGLLSPSRAEEVLRHIAGCDLCAEVRDSLDEIRGLLGTLPDPEPMPEDVATRIDAALAAEARPSAPTVDEPVNVSRETETGEAQAGEAEVAGTAISRGTSVGSGSGTSAPDRPAGRRSALTGPGRRPARRRRRAAILGTAFGAAFVGMSVFLLQSLDLTGDSSPTMADRGVSASDSGAHAYTDGTLEAQVQDLIGDEASQASPGVKKVPPNADTKSTGEAFTPESEISKNPMKVPAVAVPPCVQQATGRTTPALALDEGTYRGTDAYLVVLPHTSDPSRVEAYVVAASCVDTAPESTGQLLLTRAYDRP